The genomic DNA ACCTGATGTTTACCCAGGTATGGAACAACAGTTATTAGATACACTTAATCGACACAACATGCTTACTTCTAATTCACTTAAAAATGGTCACGTGTTGGTACAATCATTTTCAGAAGCAAGTTTATTAAAAATGCATCAATTAAATGCGAATGTGCCATTAATACGCTTATTAGATAAGGGCGAATTAGCACAACAAAGTGAAGCAGATTTACAACGCATTCGTTCTTATGCAGTGGGTGTTGGTCCTGAATATAGTGATTTAAAAGCACAAAATGTAGCACATTTAAAAGACTTAGGTTTCCTTGTACACCCTTTCACTGTAAATGATACTGCTGATATGCAACGCTTAAACCAATATGGTGTTGATGGCGTCTTCACTAACTATGCCGATCAATACAAAGCAATAAGTGCTCAAAAATAAATTTATTATGATTTTTACTCTATAAAAAAACTAGTTATCACCAAATCATCTTAATTGGAATGGGATAACTCGTGTTCTAGGCAAAATAATATTTTGAAGCTACATAGCGAATGCGCAGTAGTTGTCTGAGCTGAGAAAGGACTATAAAACAAACTTTTCTCAGCTTTAGTCATACTTGCAGGTCGGGCTCCAGCAAAAAGGATTTCATCCAGAAATTCTTCAAACAGAGCAAGTTGAGAATAAATGCATCTCAAAAATGCTGTTATTCTCTTCTTATTCATCTTACTTTAAAAGTTTTACATAAACATTTTGGTCAGGAATACAAAGCATGTTTATCATTGAAAACATATATAGCATGTAGAAGTAACATATGTATATTTCGTATATGATACACAATTAACATATCGAGACATATAAAAGTAAATAATCCGAACATACAATAGCACGTTATCATAAGAAGTTGAAACTTAATTTTAGGAATCACTATGATTTTAGAATTACTTCTAGCTATATTAATATGTTTGATTTTCTTTTTATTGTATAAGTAAATATGAAATGCAATTAAAAGTATCGCATACACAATGCAAATGACGGTATTTAAAAAGTCACTAATATTTATATCAAAATAATGCGCAATATAATTTATAACAAGACTACAAATTATAGAAATTCCTATAGTACGCCAAAATGGCAGTCCATTATTGTCATTTTTATCCCTATATAAACCTAGTTCATCAATTTCTTCATCACTAATTTCTGTACACTTCTTAGGGATATACCAATTTAACATAGGTAAAATATAGGTTAACCAGTTATTAGTTAAATCTATTAAATACTTTTTACCATCACAATTGATTATTCTATATTTAAGTCTTTTGTGCAGACCCATTACTTTTGCTACAAGCAAATTATCAGCTCCATGACAAAAAATAACGCTATAACTTGTTTCTAATTCAAAGCAAGCTATAGCGTTTTTAAATTTATTTAATGATAGGCTTATGCCCAACCACGATAACGTGCTGCTTCAGCAGTACGTTTAATACCAACAATATATGCTGCTAATCGCATATCGATTTTTCTGTTTTGCGCTAATTCATAGATTGTATCGAATGCATCCACTAATTTTTCACGTAATTTTTCATTAACTTCTTCTTCTGACCAGTAGTAACCTTGATTGTTTTGTACCCACTCGAAGTAAGAAACTGTTACACCACCAGCACTTGCTAGTACGTCAGGCACTAATAAAATGCCACGTTCAGATAAAATACGTGTAGCTTCTGGTGTAGTTGGACCATTAGCCGCTTCAACAACGATATCTGCTTTAATATCATTCGCATTATCTTCTGTGATTTGGTTAGAAATTGCAGCTGGAACTAAGATATCGCAATCTAATTCAAATAATTCTTTATTTGAAATTGTATTATCAAATAAGTTTGTTACCGTACCGAAACTATCACGACGGTCTAATAAATAATCGATATCTAATCCTTCTGGATCATGTAATGCACCATATGCATCTGAAATACCTACTACTTTGGCACCCATATCATATAAGAATTTAGCTAAGAAACTACCAGCGTTACCAAAGCCTTGGATTACTACACGAGAGCCTTTAATTTCTTTACCACGACGTTTCGCAGCTTGTTCAATTGCGATAACTACACCCAATGCAGTTGAACGGTCACGTCCTTGAGAACCACCTAAAACGATTGGTTTACCTGTAATGAAACCTGGAGAGTTAAATTTATCTAATGCACTATACTCATCCATCATCCAAGCCATAATTTGAGAGTTTGTAAATACGTCTGGTGCAGGAATATCTTTAGTTGGACCTACGAATTGAGAAATTGCACGTACGTATCCTCTTGATAAACGTTCAACTTCATGAATACTCATTTGACGTGGGTCACATAAGATACCACCTTTACCACCACCATATGGTAAATTAACGATACCGCATTTTAAAGTCATCCACATAGACAATGCTTTAACTTCTTCTTCGTCTACTTCTGGGTGGAAACGCACTCCACCTTTAGTTGGACCTACAGCATCGTTATGTTGTGCACGATAACCAGTAAATGTTTTAACTGTGCCATCATCCATACGTACTGGGATACGAACTTGTAAGAATCTTAATGGTTCTTTAATTAAATCATACATACCATCGTCAAATCCCAATTTGTGTAATGCTTCTTTAATGATACTTTGTGTAGAAGTCACTAAATTATTATTCTCAGTCATGATCACTTTCGCCTCTTTTTAACAAATGATTTCGCTTTCATACATATTGTAACACATGTCTTTGCTTTTTAAAGGGTTTTCAAAATGAATGTTACAACTTTTTGAACTTATTCAAACACACTACGAATTCTGTCTAATGCATCATCTAATTCTTCTTTAGAAATAACTAAAGGAGGAGCAAAACGAATTACAGTGTCATGTGTTTCTTTACATAATAGACCTTTTTCTTTTAAAGCTTCACAGAATGGTCTAGCACTTTCATGTAATTCAACACCAATAAAGAGACCACGACCGCGAACTTCTTTAATAGAAGGATGGTTTATTTTTTGCAATTCAGATTTAAAGTATTCACCTAATTCATTTGAGCGACCTGGTAAATCTTCATCTAAAATGACATCTAATGCCGCAATTGAAACTGCACATGCTAATGGGTTACCACCAAAAGTCGAACCATGTGAGCCTGGTGTAAATACGTCTAACACTTCATTGTCCGCTAGAACTACTGAAATTGGTAGTACACCACCGCCTAATGCTTTTCCTAAAATATAAACGTCAGGTTTAACGTTATCCCAATCTGTCGCAAATAATTTACCTGAACGTCCTAAACCTGCTTGAATTTCATCAGCAATGAATAAAATATTATGTTCATCACATAATTCTCTAATTGCTTTTAAGTAACCTTCTGGCGGAATATTAATACCCGCTTCACCTTGAATTGGTTCAACTAAAATAGCTGCTGTATTTTCATTAATGGCTTCTTTTAATTTATCTACATCTCCGAAATCAACTTTACGGAATCCATCTAATAACGGACCATAGCCACGTTGATATTCAGCTTCTGATGACAATGACACTGGTGCCATAGTACGACCGTGGAAGTTACCATTGAACGCAATGATTTCAGCTTTATTAGGTTCAAGTCCTTTAACATCATAAGCCCAACGTCGAGCAGCTTTTAATGCTGTTTCAACTGCTTCAGCACCTGTATTCATTGGTAATGCTTTATCTTTACCAGCTAACTTACAGATTTTTTCATACCATTCCCCTAGATTATCACTGTGAAATGCACGCGAAACAAGTGTTACTCTGTCTGCTTGGTCTTTTAAAGCTTGAATAATTTTAGGATGACGATGTCCTTGGTTTACAGCTGAATAAGCTGATAGCATATCCATATATTTATTACCTTCTGGATCAGTTACCCAAATACCTTCCGCTTCTGCTACAACGATTGGAAGTGGTACATAGTTATGTGCTCCATAATGGTTTGTTAATTCGATAATTTGTTCTGACTTAGTCATAATATCTCCCCTTTGCTTTAATTTATATTAAAACTAATGGCCATACGATTGCGACTTTCTATGACTTAGTTATATGAATGATATACATTTATTTTTGAAAATATGAATATTACTTCAACACTAACCACTAAGCATGAAAGCCCTTACAGATATAATGACATATTACAATATATTTTTACAAGTAAAATAATAAAAATTTTCCGATAACTTGATTATTTAAAATACTAACAATGTTAGAATATTAAAAAGCTTGTGCCACTCAACATAGCACAAGCAAAAATCATATTATTTATCTTTACGTGGTAATGGATAAAATCCATCGTTAAATTGTTGCCATAATTTTGGAGGTAAAGCGTGATCATCTTCACGATTTGGATCAAAGTAAGAAATAATTTCGTCTTCTCTACCTTCTTTAATTTTTTCAACAAAATGATAGTCTAATAATATTTCACGACCAAGCGCTATTAATTCGCTTCCTGTTGTTTCTACTGCTTCAAGTGCATCATCAGCAGTAAATACTGAACCTACGCCAATCACAGGCATACGTCCATCAACCCATTGATGAATTAATTTCAAGCGTTCTTGACCTGCATATTTACCTTCACGTGTTTCTGAATGCACATCACCTAATGAAATATGCACATAATCAATTGCTTTTTCAGTAATGGTATTAATCAACTGTTCTGTAATCTCCATTGAAATGCCAGGTGATTCCGCTTCTTCGGGTGATAATCTATATCCTACAATAAAGTCTTTATTAGCATGCTCTTCTTTCACTTTAAGCACTTCATCGATAACAGCTGTTGGGAATTTCATATGATCTGCCCATTCATCATTTCTTCTATTATAGTAAGGTGAAACAAATTGATGAATTAAGTAATGGTTGGCGCCATGAATTTCCACACCATCAAATCCAGCTTCAATGACGCGACGCGTTGCTTCACCGAAATCTTTAATTGTCTGTTCTATTTCCTCTGGCGTAATTTCTCTAGCATCATGTTCTTCTTGTTGACCGAAACTTTTTAATGAAATAGGACTTGGTGCCACTACATCGCCATTGGGTGTTAAATTCGGTAATGCTTGTGCCCCACCATGATGGATTTGAACTAGTGCTTTAGCACCGTTCTTCTTCATAGCAGTTGCTAAACGTTTTAACCCTTCTAAGTCTGAATCATGTGCGACAGATGGTTGCCCAGGAAAAGCTTTACCAATGTCGTTAACATTACTTGCAGCATTGATTGCTAAACCTACATCTTTCGAACGTTTTTCAATATATGGAATTTCCACATCTGAAATTGTACCATCGTCATTTGACGAAATGTGTGTAAGTGGTGCTAATACGAAGCGATTTCTTAATTCAACGCCATTTGGTAATTTAACTGTTTCAAATAATTTCTCATATTTATTGTTCATAGTAATTCCTTTCCTCCTTAATTATGCACAAACTATATCACGATAGAATCATATATCTCCAATCTTTTGCTTGCATGTGCATGCATATATACTAAAGATTGAATTCCCGAAAATAATTCAACTTAATCATTGTGCCCTATAACGAAAAAAGCTAACGTTACTGATAAATGTAACGTTAGCTAAGCGTGTTAACAGTCAATCAATTATTACGAATCGCACGTTTAGACTGCTTAATCCAGACCGGTAGGCGTTCTTCAATCGTTTGAAACCCATACTTTTCTGTTTCTTTAATTTCATCTAATACTGACTGCTTTTCTTTTTTTCGTTCGTAATTCTTAAAGTAATCATTATCTTTGAGTGACAAGTTAAGTTTTCCTTCATCATCAATTGATAAAATCTTCGCTTTAACAATTTGTCCTTCTGATAGAAATTTTTTTAAGTTATGGACATAATCATCCATGATTTCTGAAATGTGGATTAGTCCTTCAGTATGGTCAGGGGTCTCAACAAAAGCGCCATACGGTTGAATTCCAGTCACACGCACTTTAATATGCTGACCTTCTTTATAGTGAGTATTCAACTTGATAACCCCTTATTTCGATTTTCTTAACATAATAATAATAGCATAAATCACAAACTTGGACTAACTATAAGCCAATAAAAATCCATAATTTTTCAGAAATTTTATATTTAATAAATAATTAAAAAAAGTAAAGTTCGCATTTAATACAAGGTCTGGACAAAAGCGGTTAGGATTTGAGTAGATCTGAACGATGAGCAAAATTGTTTCTCAAATTTTGTCGAATCGTAAAGAATCTACCGAAAATCCTGCTTTTGGAAAGCCGTCAAAAAAGGTCTGGACAAAAGCGGGTAGGATTTGAGCAGTAGTGAAAGGAGAACAAAACTGCTTTTTAGTTTTGCTGATCTTTGAGCGCTCTGCCGAGGAACCTGCTTTTGGAAAGCCGTCAAAAAAGGTCTGGACAAAAGCGCGTAGGTTCTGAGCAGTAGCGCAAGGAGAACAAAACTGCTTTTTAGTTTTGCTGATCTTTGAGCGCTCTGCCGAGGAACCTGCTTTTGGAAAGCGGTCAATTAGGTCTGGACAAAAGCGGGTAGGTTCAAAAATACATATAAACTATTAAAAAAACGAGCCAGCTTAAAAAGCCACGACTCGTTTTAATAACTATTCTATTTCTAATAAAATCATTTATATTCTTATAAATAAAGTTCAAAAGATTTACTCATTCATACGCTCTATTTGTCTTCTACATCAATTGATTCAATGACAACATCATGAACGGGTTTATCTTGTGCACCTACTTTAGTGTTGGCAATATCCTCTAATGTAGTTTCACCATCGATTAATTGTCCAAAAACTGTATGTTTTTGATCTAACCAAGGTGTACCACCATTATCCGCATAAGCTCTTGCGATAGGTTCTGGCCAACCACCATCAACTAATTGATTTACCATTGTTTCAGGCACTTCTTTCATTTGTACAACGAAAAATTGTGAACCATTAGTGTTTGGCCCAGCATTAGCCATTGAAAGTGCACCATATAAATTAAATGCTTCTAATGAGAACTCATCTTCAAAAGAACCACCATAAATACTCTCGCCACCCATACCTGTTGCAGTTGGGTCACCACCTTGAATCATAAAATCGTTAATGACACGGTGGAAAGTAATGCCATCATAGTAACCATTTTTTGCATGTGTCACAAAATTTTCAACTGTTTTAGGTGCGATATCTGGAAATAGTTTGAAAGTCATATCGCCTTTATTAGTATGCATAACAACCTTAATTTCATTGTCTTGTATTTCTTTATTTAACTGTGGATAGTTAGTCATTTAAATTCTCCATTCATGTTATGATGATATAAGTACATCTTAACATATTTGAAAGGAAGTAATATAGCATGTTATATCGATTCTCACACAAGACAGGCGCTTATGGCGTATCTATTAAAGAGGAGAACGATGATCAAGTGCTCGTTCAAATCGAACAAGTTATTAAACACCCTAAACAAGGTGATTTACACAATCCTGGTCAAGTTGAAGGTGTTTTTTTTCATGAAAGACGTGCGTTAAGTCATTATGAAAAAAGATACGCCACACGTTCACAACTACGCGACTTTAACGTTGAAGAAATGGACTATGAAGCGTCATTACAACAAGCAATTACCAAAATGGAAAATGATTTAAAACAACAAGATACTGAGTTTGCAAAATTAGCACTCAATAACTTAGAAAATCTAAAAAATGACTACTCAATTCAATATAAACAAAAATTTTTATAAGTAATTTTGACGTGTTTCTTCTTATTTAACAAGTTCCTAAAAACCACTGTCTGCATAGGCTTTCACGGTTTTTCAGAATGATATGATTCATGTATAATGTATGCCATAAATATTTTTAAAGGAGGATAACGTAGTGAGTTTGTTACATATTGCGGTTATTTTACCGTTAATATTTGCACTCATTATTCCAATCCTTTATCGATTCTTTAAGAAGATTCATTTAGGTTGGTTTGTATTACCTATTCCTGTTGTCTTATTTATTTATTTCTTATCTCTTATATCGACTACTCAGTCAGGTAATACAGTGGTAAATACTTTAAAATGGATGCCACACATTGGTATGAATTTTGATTTGTACTTAGATGGCTTAAGCATATTGTTTAGTTTGCTCATTACAGGTATTGGCAGTTTAGTTGTGCTCTATTCTATCGGTTATCTTAGTAAATCTGAACAACTTGGAAATTTTTACTGTTATTTATTACTTTTTATGGGTGCAATGTTGGGAGTTGTACTTTCAGATAATTTAATTATTTTATATTTATTTTGGGAATTAACCTCATTTTCAAGTTTCTTACTCATCTCTTTTTGGAGAGAGAAACAAGCTTCAATTTATGGAGCTCAGAAATCACTTATTATCACCGTCTTTGGTGGCTTAAGTTTACTAGGTGGCTTCATCTTAATCTCATTAGCAGGAGAGTCGTTGAGCTTACATTATTTACTTGAAAATGCGTCCGAAATTCAGCATAGTCCTTATTTCACATTAGCAATGATTTTGATCATGCTAGGTGCGTTTACGAAGTCTGCACAAGTACCTTTTTATATTTGGTTACCAGATGCGATGGAAGCACCTACACCAGTCAGTGCATACCTTCACTCAGCAACAATGGTTAAAGCTGGATTGTATTTAGTCGCACGCGTTACGCCGATATTTGCTATTTCACAGGGATGGATATGGACGATTACTTTAGTTGGGTTAATTACATTATTTTGGGCATCATTTAATGCAACAAAACAACAAGATCTTAAAGGTATACTTGCCTTTTCTACCGTGTCTCAACTTGGAATGATTATGTCCATGTTAGGAATTGGTGCGGTAAGTTATCATTTCGAAGGCAGTCAAAGTCAATTGTATATCGCAGGTTTTACTGCAGCAGTCTTCCATCTAGTAAATCACGCAACATTTAAAGGTGCATTGTTTATGGTAACTGGTGCTGTTGACCATGCTACAGGAACACGTGATGTAAAAAAACTGGGCGGTTTACTTACAATTATGCCAATTTCATTTACAATCACGATTATTACAGCTTTGAGTATGGCTGGTATTCCGCCATTTAATGGTTACTTATCTAAAGAGAAATTTTTAGAAGCAATGATTGAAATAACTCATGTACATATTTTTAGTTTAAATACGTTAGGGATTATTTTCCCTATTCTAGCGATTGTTGGAAGTATGTTTACATTTGTTTATTCAATTAAATTTATACTGTATATCTTTTTCGGTAGTCATAAACCTGAATCTCTTCCGAAAAAAGCACACGAAGTTTCTGCATTGATGTTAATTTCTCCTGCCATTTTAGCCGTGCTTGTCATCATCTTCGGCTTCTTACCAGGTTTATTAACTCAATCGATTATTGAACCTGCAACAATGGCAATTAGTGGTACTTCAAATGTTCATGCTGAATTTCATATGTTTCATGGCATTACACCAGCATTTATTTCAACCCTAATCATTTGGGTGTTTGGCATCCTATTATTACTCTCATTTGGTTATTGGATTCGACTATTACACGCTCAACCACGTCAACTAACTTTGAATCATTGGTATGATTCAGCTGGAAAATGGTTACCATCTACATCAGCTAATATGACAAATAGTTATGTGAATGGCTATGTTAGAGACAGTTTAATCATCATATTTGGCATGTTAATAGTCGTTACGGTAGCGACTCTAGTAAGCGTTCCATTCGATTTTAATTTTAAAGATATCAATAGGATTCATATCTATGAAGTCGTTATTTTAGCATTACTTGTCATTTCAGCATTTAT from Staphylococcus taiwanensis includes the following:
- a CDS encoding S1 RNA-binding domain-containing protein, which translates into the protein MNTHYKEGQHIKVRVTGIQPYGAFVETPDHTEGLIHISEIMDDYVHNLKKFLSEGQIVKAKILSIDDEGKLNLSLKDNDYFKNYERKKEKQSVLDEIKETEKYGFQTIEERLPVWIKQSKRAIRNN
- a CDS encoding Na+/H+ antiporter subunit A is translated as MSLLHIAVILPLIFALIIPILYRFFKKIHLGWFVLPIPVVLFIYFLSLISTTQSGNTVVNTLKWMPHIGMNFDLYLDGLSILFSLLITGIGSLVVLYSIGYLSKSEQLGNFYCYLLLFMGAMLGVVLSDNLIILYLFWELTSFSSFLLISFWREKQASIYGAQKSLIITVFGGLSLLGGFILISLAGESLSLHYLLENASEIQHSPYFTLAMILIMLGAFTKSAQVPFYIWLPDAMEAPTPVSAYLHSATMVKAGLYLVARVTPIFAISQGWIWTITLVGLITLFWASFNATKQQDLKGILAFSTVSQLGMIMSMLGIGAVSYHFEGSQSQLYIAGFTAAVFHLVNHATFKGALFMVTGAVDHATGTRDVKKLGGLLTIMPISFTITIITALSMAGIPPFNGYLSKEKFLEAMIEITHVHIFSLNTLGIIFPILAIVGSMFTFVYSIKFILYIFFGSHKPESLPKKAHEVSALMLISPAILAVLVIIFGFLPGLLTQSIIEPATMAISGTSNVHAEFHMFHGITPAFISTLIIWVFGILLLLSFGYWIRLLHAQPRQLTLNHWYDSAGKWLPSTSANMTNSYVNGYVRDSLIIIFGMLIVVTVATLVSVPFDFNFKDINRIHIYEVVILALLVISAFMVVIAKSRLFSIIMLSVVGYSVSVLFVFFKAPDLALTQFVVESISTALFLLCFYHLPNLNRYNETQSFKLTNAIISIGVGLVVTILGLIAYGNRHFTSIGEYYKNHVYDLAHGKNMVNVILVDFRGMDTLFESSVLGIAGLGVYTMIKLRRKHKTSEVKRDEQTEQ
- a CDS encoding DUF443 family protein → MLVAKVMGLHKRLKYRIINCDGKKYLIDLTNNWLTYILPMLNWYIPKKCTEISDEEIDELGLYRDKNDNNGLPFWRTIGISIICSLVINYIAHYFDINISDFLNTVICIVYAILLIAFHIYLYNKKKIKHINIARSNSKIIVIPKIKFQLLMITCYCMFGLFTFICLDMLIVYHIRNIHMLLLHAIYVFNDKHALYS
- a CDS encoding Glu/Leu/Phe/Val dehydrogenase — its product is MTENNNLVTSTQSIIKEALHKLGFDDGMYDLIKEPLRFLQVRIPVRMDDGTVKTFTGYRAQHNDAVGPTKGGVRFHPEVDEEEVKALSMWMTLKCGIVNLPYGGGKGGILCDPRQMSIHEVERLSRGYVRAISQFVGPTKDIPAPDVFTNSQIMAWMMDEYSALDKFNSPGFITGKPIVLGGSQGRDRSTALGVVIAIEQAAKRRGKEIKGSRVVIQGFGNAGSFLAKFLYDMGAKVVGISDAYGALHDPEGLDIDYLLDRRDSFGTVTNLFDNTISNKELFELDCDILVPAAISNQITEDNANDIKADIVVEAANGPTTPEATRILSERGILLVPDVLASAGGVTVSYFEWVQNNQGYYWSEEEVNEKLREKLVDAFDTIYELAQNRKIDMRLAAYIVGIKRTAEAARYRGWA
- a CDS encoding ornithine--oxo-acid transaminase: MTKSEQIIELTNHYGAHNYVPLPIVVAEAEGIWVTDPEGNKYMDMLSAYSAVNQGHRHPKIIQALKDQADRVTLVSRAFHSDNLGEWYEKICKLAGKDKALPMNTGAEAVETALKAARRWAYDVKGLEPNKAEIIAFNGNFHGRTMAPVSLSSEAEYQRGYGPLLDGFRKVDFGDVDKLKEAINENTAAILVEPIQGEAGINIPPEGYLKAIRELCDEHNILFIADEIQAGLGRSGKLFATDWDNVKPDVYILGKALGGGVLPISVVLADNEVLDVFTPGSHGSTFGGNPLACAVSIAALDVILDEDLPGRSNELGEYFKSELQKINHPSIKEVRGRGLFIGVELHESARPFCEALKEKGLLCKETHDTVIRFAPPLVISKEELDDALDRIRSVFE
- a CDS encoding peptidylprolyl isomerase — protein: MTNYPQLNKEIQDNEIKVVMHTNKGDMTFKLFPDIAPKTVENFVTHAKNGYYDGITFHRVINDFMIQGGDPTATGMGGESIYGGSFEDEFSLEAFNLYGALSMANAGPNTNGSQFFVVQMKEVPETMVNQLVDGGWPEPIARAYADNGGTPWLDQKHTVFGQLIDGETTLEDIANTKVGAQDKPVHDVVIESIDVEDK
- a CDS encoding NADH-dependent flavin oxidoreductase, whose product is MNNKYEKLFETVKLPNGVELRNRFVLAPLTHISSNDDGTISDVEIPYIEKRSKDVGLAINAASNVNDIGKAFPGQPSVAHDSDLEGLKRLATAMKKNGAKALVQIHHGGAQALPNLTPNGDVVAPSPISLKSFGQQEEHDAREITPEEIEQTIKDFGEATRRVIEAGFDGVEIHGANHYLIHQFVSPYYNRRNDEWADHMKFPTAVIDEVLKVKEEHANKDFIVGYRLSPEEAESPGISMEITEQLINTITEKAIDYVHISLGDVHSETREGKYAGQERLKLIHQWVDGRMPVIGVGSVFTADDALEAVETTGSELIALGREILLDYHFVEKIKEGREDEIISYFDPNREDDHALPPKLWQQFNDGFYPLPRKDK
- a CDS encoding kinase-associated lipoprotein B gives rise to the protein MLYRFSHKTGAYGVSIKEENDDQVLVQIEQVIKHPKQGDLHNPGQVEGVFFHERRALSHYEKRYATRSQLRDFNVEEMDYEASLQQAITKMENDLKQQDTEFAKLALNNLENLKNDYSIQYKQKFL